A window from Onychostoma macrolepis isolate SWU-2019 chromosome 07, ASM1243209v1, whole genome shotgun sequence encodes these proteins:
- the htr5ab gene encoding 5-hydroxytryptamine (serotonin) receptor 5A, genome duplicate b, protein MTQPNITVLSANISGGFESGNLYRPFSVFSVLTLTLLAMLVVATFIWNLLVLVTILRVRTFHRVPHNLVASMAISDVMVAGLVMPLSLVRELYGRRWILGRALCQVWISCDVLCCTASIWNVTAIALDRYWSITRHLEYTLKTRKRISNVMIGLTWLLSSVISLSPLFGWGETYSEDSLACQVSQEPSYTVFSTFGAFYLPLCVVLFVYWKIYKAAKFRIGSRKTNTITPMAEVIEVKEAERQPQMAFTVRHATVSFQTDGETWREQKERRAALMVGILIGVFVLCWIPFFLAELIIPLCSCDIPPVWKSVFLWLGYSNSFFNPLIYTAFNKNYNNAFRNLFSRQR, encoded by the exons ATGACTCAACCCAACATTACAGTTCTCTCAGCTAATATCTCTGGAGGATTCGAATCGGGTAATCTGTACCGTCCATTTTCTGTGTTCAGTGTTCTCACGCTCACTTTGCTGGCCATGCTAGTGGTGGCCACCTTTATATGGAACCTTCTGGTTTTGGTGACCATCCTGAGGGTGCGCACCTTCCATCGTGTTCCCCACAACCTGGTTGCCTCCATGGCCATCTCTGATGTGATGGTTGCAGGATTGGTAATGCCCCTCAGTCTGGTTAGGGAGCTCTACGGTAGGCGTTGGATTCTGGGTCGGGCCCTGTGTCAGGTGTGGATCTCCTGCGATGTGCTCTGCTGCACAGCCAGTATCTGGAATGTGACGGCCATTGCCCTAGATCGCTACTGGTCCATCACACGCCACCTGGAGTACACACTGAAGACGCGCAAACGAATCTCCAATGTGATGATTGGCCTCACGTGGCTGCTCTCTTCTGTTATCTCGCTTTCGCCACTCTTCGGTTGGGGTGAGACGTACTCGGAAGACAGCCTGGCTTGTCAAGTAAGCCAGGAGCCCTCTTACACAGTCTTCTCCACCTTTGGAGCCTTTTACCTGCCTCTCTGCGTGGTGCTCTTTGTCTACTGGAAGATTTACAAGGCTGCCAAGTTCCGCATTGGCTCTCGCAAGACCAACACCATCACACCCATGGCTGAGGTCatagag GTTAAGGAGGCTGAACGACAGCCACAGATGGCCTTCACAGTTCGTCACGCTACTGTGTCTTTCCAGACGGATGGCGAGACGTGGCGAGAGCAGAAAGAGAGGAGAGCGGCTCTGATGGTGGGCATCCTGATTGGTGTGTTTGTGCTCTGTTGGATTCCCTTTTTCCTTGCTGAGCTCATCATTCCACTCTGTTCATGCGACATCCCTCCTGTCTGGAAAAGTGTCTTCCTCTGGCTGGGTTACTCAAACTCCTTCTTTAACCCGCTCATCTACACAGCATTTAACAAGAACTACAACAATGCATTTAGAAACCTTTTTTCCAGACAACGATGA